One part of the Magallana gigas chromosome 5, xbMagGiga1.1, whole genome shotgun sequence genome encodes these proteins:
- the LOC105345337 gene encoding membrane progestin receptor gamma-B isoform X4, producing MEKLTRMAPVGLSGPTYKVHQVPEHFHEHFIISGYRHPKSTPFQCILSVFDATNETLNFWTHFLPSWYFLWILRDLSDTLDFKHDSYTWPLLTYMFVCIIFPLASATAHTFNTMSDLARHICFFMDYGALSIFSLGVAIAYRAYCFPSDLRNTWFGHHYTDMALINSVICTIASCQTRFMPPSTLRKVMRLGAFAWPYCYDSIPILYRLFFCNPHECLLQSQFIHARQFVFALLAAFLYASHLPERLNPGRFDIIGHSHQLFHVCSILGTMDQMQAILYDMKARRAELSESSWEYSSAWSTIGVILSVMAVNSLIIAFFSFKLKLIFKKFK from the exons AT GGAGAAGCTGACCAGGATGGCTCCAGTCGGACTTTCCGGTCCCACCTACAAGGTCCACCAGGTTCCAGAACATTTCCATGAGCATTTCATCATCAGCGGCTACCGCCACCCTAAGAGCACCCCTTTTCAGTGCATCCTCAGTGTGTTTGATGCCACCAATGAAACCCTCAACTTCTGGACTCATTTCCTGCCCTCCTGGTATTTCCTTTGGATCTTGCGTGACCTCTCGGATACGCTGGATTTCAAGCATGATAGCTACACCTGGCCACTGCTCACATACATGTTTGTGTGTATCATCTTTCCCTTGGCCAGCGCTACAGCCCACACCTTCAACACAATGTCAGACTTGGCCAGACATATCTGTTTTTTCATGGATTACGGTGCTCTGAGTATTTTCAGTCTTGGAGTTGCCATAGCCTACAGAGCATATTGCTTCCCTTCGGATCTGAGGAACACTTGGTTTGGACACCATTACACTGACATGGCCTTAATTAACAGTGTGATATGTACCATCGCCTCCTGCCAAACCCGCTTCATGCCTCCCAGCACCTTGAGAAAAGTCATGCGCCTGGGTGCCTTTGCTTGGCCCTACTGCTATGACAGTATTCCCATCTTGTACCGTCTCTTTTTCTGTAATCCACACGAGTGCCTGCTTCAGTCACAGTTCATTCATGCGCGACAGTTTGTGTTTGCTCTCCTTGCTGCATTTCTGTACGCTAGTCATCTTCCGGAGCGACTTAACCCTGGCCGATTCGATATCATAGGCCACAGCCACCAACTGTTTCACGTGTGTTCTATTCTAGGAACCATGGACCAAATGCAGGCCATTCTGTATGACATGAAGGCCCGCCGAGCCGAGCTGTCAGAGAGCAGCTGGGAGTACAGCTCCGCGTGGAGTACCATAGGCGTGATTCTGTCCGTCATGGCCGTCAATAGCCTCATCATTGCCTTCTTCtccttcaaattaaaattgattttcaaaaaatttaagtaG
- the LOC105345337 gene encoding membrane progestin receptor gamma isoform X1, whose amino-acid sequence MSCTGMPVDLSSETVDKNSKCLWKLKREIWNLIDSVCREKLTRMAPVGLSGPTYKVHQVPEHFHEHFIISGYRHPKSTPFQCILSVFDATNETLNFWTHFLPSWYFLWILRDLSDTLDFKHDSYTWPLLTYMFVCIIFPLASATAHTFNTMSDLARHICFFMDYGALSIFSLGVAIAYRAYCFPSDLRNTWFGHHYTDMALINSVICTIASCQTRFMPPSTLRKVMRLGAFAWPYCYDSIPILYRLFFCNPHECLLQSQFIHARQFVFALLAAFLYASHLPERLNPGRFDIIGHSHQLFHVCSILGTMDQMQAILYDMKARRAELSESSWEYSSAWSTIGVILSVMAVNSLIIAFFSFKLKLIFKKFK is encoded by the exons ATGAGTTGCACTGGAATGCCTGTTGATCTCTCAAGTGAAACTGTtgacaaaaattcaaaatgtttgtgGAAGTTGAAGCGTGAAATCTGGAATTTGATTGATAGTGTTTGCAG GGAGAAGCTGACCAGGATGGCTCCAGTCGGACTTTCCGGTCCCACCTACAAGGTCCACCAGGTTCCAGAACATTTCCATGAGCATTTCATCATCAGCGGCTACCGCCACCCTAAGAGCACCCCTTTTCAGTGCATCCTCAGTGTGTTTGATGCCACCAATGAAACCCTCAACTTCTGGACTCATTTCCTGCCCTCCTGGTATTTCCTTTGGATCTTGCGTGACCTCTCGGATACGCTGGATTTCAAGCATGATAGCTACACCTGGCCACTGCTCACATACATGTTTGTGTGTATCATCTTTCCCTTGGCCAGCGCTACAGCCCACACCTTCAACACAATGTCAGACTTGGCCAGACATATCTGTTTTTTCATGGATTACGGTGCTCTGAGTATTTTCAGTCTTGGAGTTGCCATAGCCTACAGAGCATATTGCTTCCCTTCGGATCTGAGGAACACTTGGTTTGGACACCATTACACTGACATGGCCTTAATTAACAGTGTGATATGTACCATCGCCTCCTGCCAAACCCGCTTCATGCCTCCCAGCACCTTGAGAAAAGTCATGCGCCTGGGTGCCTTTGCTTGGCCCTACTGCTATGACAGTATTCCCATCTTGTACCGTCTCTTTTTCTGTAATCCACACGAGTGCCTGCTTCAGTCACAGTTCATTCATGCGCGACAGTTTGTGTTTGCTCTCCTTGCTGCATTTCTGTACGCTAGTCATCTTCCGGAGCGACTTAACCCTGGCCGATTCGATATCATAGGCCACAGCCACCAACTGTTTCACGTGTGTTCTATTCTAGGAACCATGGACCAAATGCAGGCCATTCTGTATGACATGAAGGCCCGCCGAGCCGAGCTGTCAGAGAGCAGCTGGGAGTACAGCTCCGCGTGGAGTACCATAGGCGTGATTCTGTCCGTCATGGCCGTCAATAGCCTCATCATTGCCTTCTTCtccttcaaattaaaattgattttcaaaaaatttaagtaG
- the LOC105345337 gene encoding membrane progestin receptor gamma isoform X2, whose translation MFIMSNLKENPMDREKLTRMAPVGLSGPTYKVHQVPEHFHEHFIISGYRHPKSTPFQCILSVFDATNETLNFWTHFLPSWYFLWILRDLSDTLDFKHDSYTWPLLTYMFVCIIFPLASATAHTFNTMSDLARHICFFMDYGALSIFSLGVAIAYRAYCFPSDLRNTWFGHHYTDMALINSVICTIASCQTRFMPPSTLRKVMRLGAFAWPYCYDSIPILYRLFFCNPHECLLQSQFIHARQFVFALLAAFLYASHLPERLNPGRFDIIGHSHQLFHVCSILGTMDQMQAILYDMKARRAELSESSWEYSSAWSTIGVILSVMAVNSLIIAFFSFKLKLIFKKFK comes from the exons ATGTTTATAATGTCAAACCTTAAGGAAAATCCGATGGATAG GGAGAAGCTGACCAGGATGGCTCCAGTCGGACTTTCCGGTCCCACCTACAAGGTCCACCAGGTTCCAGAACATTTCCATGAGCATTTCATCATCAGCGGCTACCGCCACCCTAAGAGCACCCCTTTTCAGTGCATCCTCAGTGTGTTTGATGCCACCAATGAAACCCTCAACTTCTGGACTCATTTCCTGCCCTCCTGGTATTTCCTTTGGATCTTGCGTGACCTCTCGGATACGCTGGATTTCAAGCATGATAGCTACACCTGGCCACTGCTCACATACATGTTTGTGTGTATCATCTTTCCCTTGGCCAGCGCTACAGCCCACACCTTCAACACAATGTCAGACTTGGCCAGACATATCTGTTTTTTCATGGATTACGGTGCTCTGAGTATTTTCAGTCTTGGAGTTGCCATAGCCTACAGAGCATATTGCTTCCCTTCGGATCTGAGGAACACTTGGTTTGGACACCATTACACTGACATGGCCTTAATTAACAGTGTGATATGTACCATCGCCTCCTGCCAAACCCGCTTCATGCCTCCCAGCACCTTGAGAAAAGTCATGCGCCTGGGTGCCTTTGCTTGGCCCTACTGCTATGACAGTATTCCCATCTTGTACCGTCTCTTTTTCTGTAATCCACACGAGTGCCTGCTTCAGTCACAGTTCATTCATGCGCGACAGTTTGTGTTTGCTCTCCTTGCTGCATTTCTGTACGCTAGTCATCTTCCGGAGCGACTTAACCCTGGCCGATTCGATATCATAGGCCACAGCCACCAACTGTTTCACGTGTGTTCTATTCTAGGAACCATGGACCAAATGCAGGCCATTCTGTATGACATGAAGGCCCGCCGAGCCGAGCTGTCAGAGAGCAGCTGGGAGTACAGCTCCGCGTGGAGTACCATAGGCGTGATTCTGTCCGTCATGGCCGTCAATAGCCTCATCATTGCCTTCTTCtccttcaaattaaaattgattttcaaaaaatttaagtaG
- the LOC105345337 gene encoding membrane progestin receptor gamma-B isoform X3 yields MWEKLTRMAPVGLSGPTYKVHQVPEHFHEHFIISGYRHPKSTPFQCILSVFDATNETLNFWTHFLPSWYFLWILRDLSDTLDFKHDSYTWPLLTYMFVCIIFPLASATAHTFNTMSDLARHICFFMDYGALSIFSLGVAIAYRAYCFPSDLRNTWFGHHYTDMALINSVICTIASCQTRFMPPSTLRKVMRLGAFAWPYCYDSIPILYRLFFCNPHECLLQSQFIHARQFVFALLAAFLYASHLPERLNPGRFDIIGHSHQLFHVCSILGTMDQMQAILYDMKARRAELSESSWEYSSAWSTIGVILSVMAVNSLIIAFFSFKLKLIFKKFK; encoded by the exons ATGTG GGAGAAGCTGACCAGGATGGCTCCAGTCGGACTTTCCGGTCCCACCTACAAGGTCCACCAGGTTCCAGAACATTTCCATGAGCATTTCATCATCAGCGGCTACCGCCACCCTAAGAGCACCCCTTTTCAGTGCATCCTCAGTGTGTTTGATGCCACCAATGAAACCCTCAACTTCTGGACTCATTTCCTGCCCTCCTGGTATTTCCTTTGGATCTTGCGTGACCTCTCGGATACGCTGGATTTCAAGCATGATAGCTACACCTGGCCACTGCTCACATACATGTTTGTGTGTATCATCTTTCCCTTGGCCAGCGCTACAGCCCACACCTTCAACACAATGTCAGACTTGGCCAGACATATCTGTTTTTTCATGGATTACGGTGCTCTGAGTATTTTCAGTCTTGGAGTTGCCATAGCCTACAGAGCATATTGCTTCCCTTCGGATCTGAGGAACACTTGGTTTGGACACCATTACACTGACATGGCCTTAATTAACAGTGTGATATGTACCATCGCCTCCTGCCAAACCCGCTTCATGCCTCCCAGCACCTTGAGAAAAGTCATGCGCCTGGGTGCCTTTGCTTGGCCCTACTGCTATGACAGTATTCCCATCTTGTACCGTCTCTTTTTCTGTAATCCACACGAGTGCCTGCTTCAGTCACAGTTCATTCATGCGCGACAGTTTGTGTTTGCTCTCCTTGCTGCATTTCTGTACGCTAGTCATCTTCCGGAGCGACTTAACCCTGGCCGATTCGATATCATAGGCCACAGCCACCAACTGTTTCACGTGTGTTCTATTCTAGGAACCATGGACCAAATGCAGGCCATTCTGTATGACATGAAGGCCCGCCGAGCCGAGCTGTCAGAGAGCAGCTGGGAGTACAGCTCCGCGTGGAGTACCATAGGCGTGATTCTGTCCGTCATGGCCGTCAATAGCCTCATCATTGCCTTCTTCtccttcaaattaaaattgattttcaaaaaatttaagtaG